From Lawsonia intracellularis PHE/MN1-00, the proteins below share one genomic window:
- a CDS encoding Smr/MutS family protein codes for MTKNPFITRKKKIHYVNKKNLQSCNDKQKNLTNQDELTDSYNFFPVQEEPSSDEELFLQHIGQTQKIHNKKYVLPYHKEKISKNITINKNSRNKLTLDTKIDKTNNQKTISSNKSTIQTSQSNILLPNDNLTENNTFLTAVKDVVPLSGKSRITTYCRPTKWTQTDITSLTTNKKPIKFNIVKKEEQLEGHIEGFDKKLFTQLQSGLFRPKTTLDLHGFNIQQAFYTVVKFLHTAYITGQQPALIISGRGKNSPQGIPVLKEKLYEWVTQEPLKRVILAFCTAHARDGGTGAIYILLRQYKKTWNIHWEQRPLDPDLL; via the coding sequence ATGACTAAAAATCCTTTTATCACTAGAAAAAAAAAGATACATTATGTAAATAAAAAAAATTTACAATCTTGTAATGATAAACAAAAGAATCTAACTAACCAAGATGAACTTACTGATAGCTACAACTTTTTCCCTGTACAAGAAGAACCATCTTCAGATGAAGAACTTTTTTTACAACATATAGGACAAACACAGAAAATACATAACAAAAAATATGTATTACCTTATCATAAGGAAAAAATATCTAAAAATATAACTATAAATAAAAATTCTAGGAATAAATTAACGTTAGATACAAAAATAGATAAAACAAATAACCAAAAAACAATAAGTAGTAATAAAAGCACTATTCAGACTTCACAAAGCAATATTCTTTTACCAAATGATAACCTAACTGAAAATAATACTTTTCTTACAGCAGTTAAAGATGTTGTTCCTCTTTCAGGAAAATCACGTATTACTACCTATTGTAGACCAACAAAGTGGACTCAAACAGATATAACTTCTCTAACCACAAATAAAAAACCTATTAAATTTAATATCGTAAAAAAAGAAGAACAGTTAGAAGGACATATAGAAGGCTTTGATAAAAAATTGTTTACACAACTTCAAAGTGGACTTTTTCGTCCAAAAACAACATTAGACTTACATGGTTTTAACATACAACAAGCTTTTTATACAGTAGTAAAATTTTTACACACAGCCTATATAACTGGTCAACAACCTGCTCTAATTATATCTGGACGTGGAAAAAATTCACCTCAAGGTATACCTGTGTTAAAAGAAAAACTTTATGAATGGGTTACACAAGAGCCTCTAAAAAGAGTTATTCTTGCATTTTGTACTGCACATGCTCGTGATGGTGGTACTGGAGCCATCTATATTCTTCTAAGACAGTACAAAAAAACATGGAATATTCACTGGGAACAACGTCCACTAGATCCAGACCTATTATAA
- the glyS gene encoding glycine--tRNA ligase subunit beta: MATFILEIGTEELPARFLLELQSELGVRFLDSLQSMGYRPTEVSDYSTPRRLVVCIKGLDMIQPHCEEVVIGPPINIAFDKDGNPTKAAEGFAKNLGITIGSLSQISTDRGEYISGLKVKGGIPTKEVLARLCPEIITALPLPKRMRWGNNPFTFIRPIRWIMALLDSDIVPFELAGIHSNRNTVGLRNNNVPFIEVPSSTDYYMLLKEVGNVILDPNSRKDSILQLGNKEAQLIGGVVNWNERLLNEVIGLVEHPYPLLGTINSVFLNLPREVLLTSIETHQKSFGILDSQGNLLPYFLTVLNMTPPDLALVKQGWERVLQARLEDARFFWNEDINSSFDEWQEKLTHLIFLDPLGSIAQKEHRVSLLCEWIAKYIPTSNAEEARKAGSLSKVDLVSKMVEEFPELQGVMGGIYARHKGESESIATAIAEQYLPSGPDTDVPVTDLGAILSIADKIDTLVGCFGCGIIPTGTADPYGLRRCALGIIRILIEKEYPINLHQLYTRAQDNFVNVSWKLAPEDVLQKLHEFIIARLKNYFLALGYDTLVVEAIVSTQTSQLWSIKDRLDSFILLSQHEDFSQLVQTIKRVINIIKKQDKETEIVLTGHWNPSLFKDTAEKVLAEKLMIAVNKFNQESQTASLPVFMMLLKLQPAINTFFDQVMIMSNDIEVRRNRLNLLKALLLYIESLADFSVLQI; the protein is encoded by the coding sequence ATGGCTACTTTTATTCTTGAAATTGGTACTGAAGAACTTCCTGCTCGTTTTCTTCTAGAACTTCAATCAGAGCTTGGAGTTCGTTTTTTAGATTCTCTTCAATCAATGGGTTATCGACCTACAGAAGTATCTGATTATTCCACACCACGTAGACTTGTTGTATGTATTAAAGGGCTTGATATGATTCAGCCTCATTGTGAAGAGGTTGTTATAGGTCCACCTATAAATATAGCTTTTGATAAAGATGGCAATCCAACTAAGGCTGCTGAAGGATTTGCAAAAAATTTAGGTATAACCATAGGTTCACTTTCACAGATATCAACAGATAGGGGAGAATATATTTCAGGATTGAAAGTAAAAGGTGGTATCCCTACAAAAGAAGTTTTAGCTAGGTTATGTCCTGAAATTATTACTGCTTTACCTCTTCCAAAACGTATGCGATGGGGAAATAATCCCTTTACTTTTATCCGTCCAATACGTTGGATTATGGCTTTATTAGATTCAGATATTGTACCTTTTGAGTTAGCTGGGATTCATTCAAATAGAAATACTGTTGGACTAAGAAATAATAATGTTCCATTTATTGAAGTGCCTTCCTCTACAGATTATTACATGTTATTAAAAGAAGTTGGGAATGTAATACTTGATCCTAATAGTCGAAAAGATAGTATTCTTCAATTAGGAAATAAGGAAGCACAGCTCATAGGAGGGGTTGTCAATTGGAATGAAAGGTTGTTGAATGAAGTCATAGGATTAGTAGAACATCCTTACCCTTTGTTAGGAACTATTAATTCTGTCTTTCTTAACTTACCTAGAGAAGTGCTTTTAACAAGTATAGAAACCCATCAAAAAAGCTTTGGTATCTTAGATAGCCAGGGTAATTTATTACCTTATTTTCTTACAGTGTTAAATATGACTCCTCCTGATCTTGCATTAGTGAAGCAAGGTTGGGAGAGAGTTTTACAAGCAAGACTTGAAGATGCCCGATTTTTTTGGAATGAAGATATCAATAGTTCATTTGATGAATGGCAAGAAAAACTTACTCATCTTATTTTCCTTGATCCACTTGGTAGTATTGCTCAGAAAGAACATCGAGTTAGTCTACTATGTGAGTGGATTGCTAAGTATATACCAACTAGTAATGCTGAAGAAGCTAGAAAAGCTGGTTCACTTTCTAAAGTAGACCTTGTTTCTAAAATGGTTGAAGAGTTCCCAGAATTGCAAGGTGTGATGGGAGGAATATATGCTCGACACAAAGGAGAGTCTGAGTCCATTGCAACAGCCATTGCTGAACAATACTTACCTTCTGGGCCTGATACTGACGTTCCTGTAACAGATCTTGGTGCTATTCTTTCTATAGCCGATAAAATTGATACACTTGTAGGCTGCTTTGGATGTGGTATAATTCCAACAGGAACAGCTGATCCTTATGGATTACGTCGATGCGCATTAGGAATTATTCGTATTTTGATTGAAAAAGAATATCCAATCAATTTACATCAGCTTTATACAAGAGCTCAAGATAACTTTGTAAATGTATCTTGGAAATTAGCTCCTGAGGATGTATTACAAAAGTTACATGAATTTATTATAGCACGGTTAAAAAATTATTTTTTGGCATTAGGGTATGATACATTGGTAGTAGAGGCTATAGTAAGTACACAGACAAGTCAATTATGGTCTATAAAAGATAGATTAGATAGCTTTATTTTATTGAGCCAACATGAAGACTTTTCCCAATTAGTTCAGACAATTAAACGTGTTATTAATATCATTAAAAAGCAAGATAAAGAAACGGAAATTGTATTAACTGGACATTGGAATCCCTCTTTATTTAAGGATACTGCTGAAAAAGTATTGGCAGAGAAACTAATGATAGCAGTAAATAAGTTTAATCAAGAAAGTCAAACAGCTAGTTTACCTGTTTTTATGATGTTACTAAAATTACAACCAGCTATTAATACATTTTTTGATCAAGTAATGATAATGTCTAATGACATAGAAGTAAGAAGAAATAGATTAAACCTTCTTAAAGCATTACTTTTGTATATTGAAAGCCTTGCAGATTTTTCAGTTTTACAGATATAA
- the rpsT gene encoding 30S ribosomal protein S20 — protein MANHKSAIKRHRQSIKRTLRNRAVKTRIKNVIKSVHTAITSNEHEKAEQLLITATSTIDKAAKKGVIHWKKAARKVSHLTKSLNIAKQAS, from the coding sequence GTGGCTAATCATAAGTCTGCTATTAAGAGACATAGACAGAGTATAAAGCGTACATTACGTAATCGTGCAGTAAAGACTCGTATAAAAAATGTAATAAAATCTGTTCATACTGCTATTACAAGTAATGAGCATGAAAAAGCAGAGCAACTTTTAATAACTGCTACATCTACTATAGATAAAGCAGCTAAAAAAGGTGTTATTCATTGGAAAAAAGCTGCACGTAAAGTTTCTCATTTAACAAAGTCTTTAAATATTGCTAAACAAGCTAGTTAA
- a CDS encoding peptidylprolyl isomerase, whose product MFNWLYIFIIFTLYYCVFPFSLYAVENFPSGVMAIVNGEPITLQQVEALHDVSGNILPLREKPEVHFLQEQYGDSLYTLIIYTLMSQELGKLGLKVTEQDVLLAENEIKQDYVGEDFEKSLQEEYLDIETWRQLMKQRLTFQRFQHHILRPKFTLSSDEIEEYYFKHYSEFFIPEKVEIIWYQEVENSQQRKAKHKDCDRNDIEQGDIIRVALDRLPAKMRQDLMKIKPGEYTPRHKEGEIYQYAFLRKRYPAHQADIIEAYSRIELILLEQKMEQAYEDWLEQVIPQAKIKVCPQFQPNIIYKE is encoded by the coding sequence ATGTTTAACTGGCTGTATATATTTATTATTTTTACACTATATTATTGTGTCTTTCCATTCTCTCTATATGCTGTAGAAAATTTTCCATCAGGTGTAATGGCTATAGTGAATGGAGAACCTATTACACTACAACAAGTTGAAGCACTTCATGATGTTTCTGGAAATATTTTACCACTTAGAGAAAAACCAGAAGTTCATTTTTTACAGGAGCAGTATGGAGATAGTTTATATACACTAATTATATATACATTAATGTCACAAGAATTAGGAAAACTAGGTCTTAAGGTTACGGAGCAAGATGTATTGCTTGCTGAGAATGAAATTAAACAAGATTATGTTGGAGAAGACTTTGAAAAAAGCCTTCAGGAAGAATATTTAGATATTGAAACCTGGCGGCAACTTATGAAGCAACGACTTACTTTTCAGCGTTTTCAACATCATATCCTTCGTCCAAAGTTTACTCTTTCTTCAGATGAAATTGAAGAATACTACTTTAAACATTATTCAGAATTTTTTATTCCAGAAAAAGTTGAAATTATTTGGTATCAAGAGGTAGAAAACAGTCAACAGAGAAAAGCCAAGCATAAAGATTGTGATAGGAATGATATTGAACAAGGGGACATAATAAGAGTTGCTTTAGATCGACTTCCAGCGAAAATGCGCCAAGATCTTATGAAAATTAAACCTGGAGAATATACTCCTCGCCATAAAGAAGGTGAAATTTATCAGTATGCTTTTTTACGGAAAAGATATCCTGCACATCAGGCAGACATTATTGAAGCATATTCTCGAATAGAGCTCATCCTTTTAGAACAAAAGATGGAACAAGCTTATGAAGACTGGTTAGAACAAGTTATTCCACAAGCAAAAATAAAAGTTTGTCCTCAATTCCAACCTAATATCATATATAAAGAATGA
- a CDS encoding glycine--tRNA ligase subunit alpha, protein MYFQDIIFMLQKYWSSRGCVIAQPMDIECGAGTFNPATFLRVIGPEPWSVAYIEPSRRPTDGRYGENPNRLQSYFQFQVVLKPSPDDIIEQYLGSLQILGIDSTLHDIRFVEDDWESPTLGAWGLGWEIWLDGMEVTQFTYFQQVGGIDLEPISVELTYGLERLAMYLQEKDSVYDLQWNEYVTYGQMYHQNEVEQSSYNFDESDVSMLLKLFKDFDNECRQLIKKGFVWPAYDYCLKCSHTFNLLDARGAISTTERASYISKVRALASSIAKLYALQREKMGYPMLLKGSGEI, encoded by the coding sequence ATGTACTTTCAAGATATTATTTTTATGCTACAAAAATATTGGTCTAGTAGAGGATGCGTGATTGCACAGCCTATGGATATTGAATGTGGAGCTGGTACATTTAATCCTGCAACATTTTTGCGTGTAATAGGCCCTGAGCCATGGAGTGTAGCTTACATAGAGCCATCTCGTCGTCCAACAGACGGTCGTTATGGAGAAAACCCTAATCGTTTACAAAGTTACTTTCAGTTTCAAGTAGTATTAAAGCCATCCCCAGATGATATTATTGAACAATACTTAGGAAGTCTTCAAATCCTTGGAATTGACTCTACACTTCATGATATACGTTTTGTTGAGGATGACTGGGAATCTCCTACACTTGGAGCATGGGGATTAGGTTGGGAAATATGGCTTGATGGTATGGAGGTTACACAGTTTACATATTTTCAACAGGTTGGAGGGATAGACCTAGAACCTATTAGTGTAGAGTTGACATATGGATTAGAAAGATTGGCTATGTATCTTCAAGAAAAAGATTCAGTCTATGATTTACAGTGGAATGAATATGTTACATATGGTCAAATGTATCATCAAAATGAAGTAGAGCAGTCATCGTATAATTTTGATGAAAGTGATGTTTCTATGTTACTTAAACTTTTCAAAGATTTTGATAATGAATGTAGACAGCTTATTAAGAAAGGTTTTGTTTGGCCAGCATACGATTATTGTCTTAAGTGTTCACACACATTTAATTTGTTAGATGCACGTGGTGCAATTTCCACAACAGAACGAGCAAGTTATATAAGTAAAGTCCGAGCACTTGCCTCTAGTATTGCAAAACTCTATGCATTACAACGAGAAAAAATGGGTTATCCTATGCTGCTCAAGGGTAGTGGAGAGATTTAG
- the recO gene encoding DNA repair protein RecO has product MEWLDNAIILELGSFRESDVWVKLLTSQHGVISAFAFGGHRSRRRFCGCLGILNEIQVRVQTSRNGRFLNLQEASLINGPIQLRTNKNRFGAFINCIRFLEVVGVSSDAAPPVYTLMKELFYFFEKNTQPYEIIPILFRLRIASEQGYAPIFSNCAKCGRLINNKGFFGISDGIIVCSICINYIKTPIAIGYESLELLKRVQLASPYDWKLSENTKSAAAQKYECTEIINAFVEYHLGITWSKGRFLKV; this is encoded by the coding sequence ATGGAATGGTTAGATAATGCTATTATTCTAGAGTTAGGCTCATTTAGAGAATCAGATGTATGGGTTAAATTACTTACTTCACAGCATGGTGTTATTTCAGCCTTTGCATTTGGAGGTCATCGTAGCCGTAGACGTTTCTGTGGGTGCCTTGGAATATTAAATGAGATACAAGTAAGAGTCCAAACAAGTCGAAACGGTCGTTTTTTAAACTTACAAGAAGCATCACTAATTAATGGGCCTATACAATTACGAACAAATAAAAATAGATTTGGTGCATTTATAAATTGTATACGATTTTTGGAAGTTGTTGGTGTAAGTTCAGATGCTGCACCACCTGTTTATACTTTAATGAAAGAATTATTCTATTTCTTTGAAAAAAATACTCAACCTTATGAAATTATCCCTATTTTATTTCGCTTACGTATAGCTTCTGAACAAGGATATGCACCTATTTTTTCTAATTGTGCAAAATGTGGTAGGCTAATTAATAATAAAGGTTTTTTTGGGATTTCAGATGGAATTATTGTATGTTCAATATGTATAAATTATATAAAAACTCCAATTGCTATAGGATATGAAAGCCTTGAACTTCTAAAACGTGTTCAGTTAGCATCGCCATATGATTGGAAACTTTCTGAAAATACAAAGTCAGCAGCAGCTCAAAAGTATGAATGTACAGAGATAATTAATGCGTTTGTTGAATATCATTTAGGTATTACATGGTCCAAAGGACGATTTTTAAAAGTTTAG
- a CDS encoding helix-turn-helix domain-containing protein: MENHIDNSQEVHSALKEIGSLLYQERVKKGYRLEDISIYLKISIHTLQAIEEGTIDSLPHLVYTKGFIRSYAQFLDIPEYELTSIFYRIEHTEKTNDEGEDYPFKKKKFFSPYVWGSILTFLCILAGSWLFYSSDITFSSFDVIAQMTDSGKKEVLPNQKKEENQSEGSLSLPQQQSQENIKSNSSVVVTKIPENFQDHIVIKKELELSSKEDSSSQLSAQLDEKSFSQSTDMTNKSDKSDVSDKSVVEPVHMNKPGKKNIVVLKGLEDCWVHSTADKTETRQFYVQQGQLVALSFSKSLVLKLGNAGGIELKYNGEKLPPVGRSGQVKTITLPLVSQN; the protein is encoded by the coding sequence ATGGAGAATCATATAGATAATAGCCAAGAAGTACATTCTGCATTAAAAGAGATTGGTTCTCTTCTTTATCAAGAAAGAGTAAAAAAAGGATATCGACTTGAAGATATTAGTATTTATTTAAAAATATCTATTCATACCTTACAAGCAATAGAAGAAGGAACAATCGATTCATTGCCACACTTAGTATATACTAAAGGGTTTATACGTTCTTATGCTCAATTTTTAGATATTCCAGAGTATGAGTTAACATCAATTTTTTATCGAATTGAGCATACTGAAAAAACAAATGATGAGGGAGAGGATTATCCTTTTAAAAAGAAAAAGTTTTTTTCGCCATATGTTTGGGGAAGTATCTTAACTTTTTTATGTATATTAGCAGGTAGTTGGTTATTTTATTCTAGTGATATAACCTTCAGTTCTTTTGATGTAATAGCTCAAATGACAGATAGTGGTAAAAAAGAGGTATTACCCAATCAAAAAAAAGAAGAAAATCAATCTGAAGGTTCATTATCTTTACCACAGCAGCAGAGTCAGGAAAATATAAAAAGTAATTCTTCTGTAGTAGTGACAAAAATACCAGAGAATTTTCAGGATCACATAGTAATTAAGAAAGAATTAGAGCTATCATCTAAAGAAGATAGTAGTTCCCAATTATCAGCCCAGTTAGATGAAAAAAGTTTTTCTCAATCTACTGATATGACAAATAAGTCTGATAAGTCTGATGTATCTGATAAGAGTGTTGTAGAACCTGTACATATGAATAAACCTGGGAAGAAAAATATAGTTGTTCTTAAGGGATTAGAAGACTGTTGGGTACACTCTACAGCAGATAAGACAGAAACTCGTCAATTTTATGTTCAACAAGGACAACTAGTTGCATTATCATTTAGTAAAAGTCTTGTTTTAAAACTTGGAAATGCAGGTGGTATTGAGTTAAAGTATAATGGAGAAAAACTTCCACCAGTAGGTCGCTCTGGTCAAGTAAAAACGATCACTCTTCCTTTAGTTTCCCAAAACTAG
- a CDS encoding SurA N-terminal domain-containing protein, whose protein sequence is MRFFIFLLLLFISILPVSAEQFINKTVAVVNGEIITLFDLQAETAPEIFRQQLNPNNPADKAKVEQLEKAILEGMISNLILTQEAERLHVNVGKDEVESEYHNFIAKSQLTPEEFQYQLELQHLTEDSFKERIRSSILRSRLLGAMVGRKIVVTKKEIEDYYQKNHDKLKNNNQLQLAILVYPPDINAKDWAARIKSGSVSFEEVVKKVSVGPKAKEGGDLGSIDIEDLNPEWLEQLSTMKPGEVTSLIDINGLQGQLKLINIIKGEPQTLETLTPYIEEILREPKLEERFKEYTDQLRKRAVVDIRY, encoded by the coding sequence TTGCGTTTTTTTATTTTTTTATTGTTATTATTTATAAGTATATTACCTGTATCCGCTGAACAGTTTATTAATAAGACTGTTGCTGTTGTTAATGGAGAAATAATTACCTTATTTGATCTACAAGCTGAAACTGCTCCAGAAATTTTTAGACAACAACTTAATCCTAATAATCCTGCTGATAAAGCAAAAGTTGAACAGTTAGAAAAAGCTATATTAGAAGGTATGATTAGTAATCTTATTCTTACACAAGAGGCAGAGCGTCTCCATGTTAATGTGGGTAAAGATGAAGTTGAAAGTGAATATCATAACTTTATTGCTAAGAGCCAACTTACTCCTGAAGAGTTTCAATATCAGTTAGAGTTGCAACATCTGACAGAAGATAGTTTTAAAGAACGTATTCGTAGTAGTATATTACGTTCTCGCCTTCTAGGAGCAATGGTTGGGAGAAAAATTGTTGTTACAAAGAAAGAAATAGAAGATTATTATCAAAAGAATCATGATAAACTTAAAAATAATAATCAGCTACAATTAGCAATATTAGTTTATCCTCCTGATATTAATGCAAAAGATTGGGCTGCTCGTATTAAATCTGGTTCAGTATCTTTTGAAGAAGTAGTAAAAAAAGTATCTGTTGGTCCAAAAGCAAAAGAGGGTGGCGATCTTGGCTCTATAGATATAGAAGACTTAAATCCAGAGTGGTTGGAACAACTTTCAACTATGAAGCCAGGAGAGGTTACATCTTTAATTGATATAAATGGATTACAAGGTCAGTTAAAGCTTATTAATATTATAAAAGGAGAGCCTCAGACACTTGAAACTTTGACCCCTTATATTGAAGAAATTCTTCGTGAGCCAAAACTTGAAGAACGATTCAAAGAATATACTGATCAACTTCGTAAACGTGCAGTAGTTGATATTAGATATTAG